AATGGTATAAAGATAGTGATAAAAGACGATGCAAAACACTTTTCGCCTCCACCTGTGACACCCCCTGACCCTGAGGCTGAACTTGGAGATATCAGGATAGGAGGTCTAGGGCGTTATTTTATGGGTGTTTTTATGGATAAAGTCTGGTATAATACTGAACTTAAAGAGGGAAATGAACTGACAATGATTAAATACCTTCAAAAACCATGAAGTATGATAAGGAGGTCTTATGGAAATAGAGGTTAAACGGACAGACGAGATAAATATCCTCGAGATAAAGGGGAGGATAGATTCTTTTACTGTTCCGATGGTAGAAAAAGAGATGGAGACGGTAATCAGTATGGGTGAATTCAAACTCATAGCTGACCTCGCAGATGTATCATACATAAGCAGTGCCGGGCTCAGGGCATTCATATCAGCACTCAAAGAGGTTCGCAAACATAATGGAGACCTTAAACTCGTTGCCATGCAGCCTTCGGTATCCACTGTGTTCAAGGTCGCTGGTTTTCTTAAATTTTTTAATATATACGATACAATAGACGATGCGGTCAAAAGTTTTTAAAGATGTCTGTCGAAAGAAAAATATATACAGATCCACTGAAACGGATTGAACAACTCGAGTCCCTTGCCAGCGCAAGTAAGATTATCAATTCCTCCCTTGACCTTGCCGAGATTCTCTCCCGTATAATGAACCTTACCACAGAGCTCCTCGATGCAGACAGGAGCACACTTTACCTTATAGATAAAGAAAAGGGTGAACTCTGGTCAATAGTAGCACAGGGTCTTGACCAGATAGAGATCCGCTTACCTCTCAATCAGGGTATAGCAGGGCATGTGGCTACAAATCTTAAAACACTTAATGTAAAAGATGCCTATGAACTCCCATTTTTTAACAGGGAGTTTGATAAAAAGAGTAACTACAGGACAAAGTCTGTTCTGTGTATTCCAATGATAAACAAGGAAGACAAAGCTGTTGGTGTGATGCAGGTCTTGAATAAAAAACATGGTGATTTTATCCCTGATGATGAAGAATTTCTCTATGCCTTATCAGATCACGCAGTGATAGCAATAGAGAATGCAATCATGCATAAGGATCTGATAGCAAAGAAGAAACTTGAGGAGGAACTACTGATTGCACACAAGATACAGAAAAGCATACTACCAGATACTGTCCCATCTGTTACCGGATATGACTTTGGTGCTATAAATGTATCGGCAAAGATTGTAGGTGGTGACTTCTATGATTTTATTCCCCTCCATGCAGGTAAGTGGGGGCTTGTTATGGCTGATGTCTCTGATAA
This is a stretch of genomic DNA from Nitrospirota bacterium. It encodes these proteins:
- a CDS encoding STAS domain-containing protein; the protein is MEIEVKRTDEINILEIKGRIDSFTVPMVEKEMETVISMGEFKLIADLADVSYISSAGLRAFISALKEVRKHNGDLKLVAMQPSVSTVFKVAGFLKFFNIYDTIDDAVKSF
- a CDS encoding GAF domain-containing SpoIIE family protein phosphatase; the protein is MSVERKIYTDPLKRIEQLESLASASKIINSSLDLAEILSRIMNLTTELLDADRSTLYLIDKEKGELWSIVAQGLDQIEIRLPLNQGIAGHVATNLKTLNVKDAYELPFFNREFDKKSNYRTKSVLCIPMINKEDKAVGVMQVLNKKHGDFIPDDEEFLYALSDHAVIAIENAIMHKDLIAKKKLEEELLIAHKIQKSILPDTVPSVTGYDFGAINVSAKIVGGDFYDFIPLHAGKWGLVMADVSDKGMPAAIFMAVCRTVMRAVAKDNDSAAEVLRMANALISEIHTSNMFVTLFYGILDTKERRLVYSNAGHNPPLLYNVNRGEYRYIEMEGTAIGVMDGIEFEEDSIDMQKDDLLVLYTDGITEAINPQEDEFGLDRMIDVLKNKGRNPARDIVENIEKAVDTFASGQPQFDDMTLMV